In the Alteromonas sp. M12 genome, one interval contains:
- the uvrA gene encoding excinuclease ABC subunit UvrA: MDKIEVRGARTHNLKNINITLPRDKLIVITGLSGSGKSSLAFDTLYAEGQRRYVESLSAYARQFLSMMEKPDVDHIEGLSPAISIEQKSTSHNPRSTVGTITEIYDYLRLLYARVGEPRCPTHHVPLAAQTVSQMVDRVLEMEEGTKLMLLAPVVQERKGEHIKTLEGLAAQGYIRARIDGEVCDLSDPPELDLHKKHTIEVVVDRFKVREDLALRLSESFETALQLSAGAAKVAFMDDPAKDELVFSANFACPHCGYSMAELEPRLFSFNNPAGACPTCDGLGNKQFFDPGKIVSNEELSLSGGAIRGWDKRSYYYFQMLQAVADHYGFSLTVPFEELEEKHKEVILFGSKGTAIKFKYINDRGDIMERKHPFEGIIPNMDRRYKETESNAVREELSKYLSQQHCNSCGGARLRLEARNVFIGQTALPTITEMSISDALSFFAELDLTGQRAQIAEKILKEINDRLSFLVNVGLNYLSMSRSADTLSGGEAQRIRLASQIGAGLVGVMYVLDEPSIGLHQRDNERLLKTLRHLRDLGNTVIVVEHDEDAIKEADYIVDIGPGAGVHGGQIVAEGSLKDILESEDSLTGKYLSGRERIEIPKERNKVKDDKWVKLTGASGNNLQQVDLHVPVGLMTCVTGVSGSGKSTLVNDTFYKLAHHALNGATTGEAAPYKDITGLEQLDKVVDIDQSPIGRTPRSNPATYAGIFTPIREMFAATQEARSRGYKPGRFSFNVKGGRCEACQGDGLIKVEMHFLPDVYVPCDVCKSKRYNRETLEITYKGKDINQVLNMTVEEAREFFDAIPAISRKLQTLMDVGLSYIRLGQSATTLSGGEAQRVKLAKELSKRDTGQTLYILDEPTTGLHFHDIKQLLEVLHRLRDHGNTVVVIEHNLDVIKTADWIIDLGPEGGSGGGNIIAQGTPEDVSKVKGSHTAHFLKPILDNARQA; encoded by the coding sequence ATGGATAAAATTGAAGTTAGGGGTGCACGCACCCACAATCTGAAAAATATTAATATAACGCTTCCTCGTGACAAACTAATTGTGATTACTGGCTTGTCGGGTTCGGGGAAATCTTCATTAGCCTTCGATACTTTGTATGCAGAAGGACAACGGCGTTATGTAGAATCCCTTTCCGCCTATGCCAGACAATTTTTGTCAATGATGGAAAAACCTGATGTGGATCACATTGAAGGTTTATCACCTGCTATTTCCATCGAACAAAAGTCCACGTCTCACAACCCACGTTCTACGGTAGGAACAATTACCGAGATATATGATTACTTAAGACTGTTGTACGCCAGAGTGGGTGAACCGCGCTGTCCAACTCACCACGTTCCTTTAGCGGCGCAAACTGTCAGTCAAATGGTTGATCGTGTACTAGAGATGGAAGAAGGCACAAAGTTAATGTTGCTTGCACCTGTGGTGCAGGAGCGTAAAGGCGAACACATTAAAACCCTTGAAGGCTTAGCGGCGCAAGGTTACATACGTGCACGTATCGACGGTGAAGTCTGCGATTTGTCCGATCCACCTGAACTTGACCTGCATAAAAAGCACACGATAGAAGTGGTTGTCGACCGTTTTAAAGTGCGTGAAGATTTGGCATTGCGATTGTCAGAGTCGTTTGAAACAGCATTGCAGTTATCTGCAGGCGCGGCCAAAGTCGCGTTTATGGACGACCCAGCAAAAGACGAATTGGTGTTTTCAGCCAATTTTGCCTGTCCTCATTGTGGTTACAGCATGGCCGAACTCGAGCCTAGATTGTTTTCGTTTAACAATCCAGCTGGCGCATGTCCAACCTGTGATGGGTTAGGTAACAAGCAGTTTTTTGATCCGGGAAAAATTGTCAGCAATGAAGAATTGAGTTTGTCTGGCGGCGCAATACGCGGTTGGGACAAACGCAGTTACTACTACTTCCAAATGTTACAAGCCGTCGCTGATCACTATGGTTTTAGTTTGACGGTGCCATTTGAAGAGCTTGAAGAAAAACACAAAGAAGTGATTTTATTCGGCAGCAAAGGTACCGCAATAAAATTCAAATACATTAATGATCGTGGCGATATTATGGAGCGCAAGCATCCATTTGAAGGCATTATTCCCAATATGGATCGCCGCTACAAAGAGACAGAGTCTAACGCGGTGCGAGAAGAACTGTCCAAATATCTCAGCCAACAACATTGTAATAGTTGTGGTGGTGCACGTTTACGTTTGGAAGCCAGAAACGTCTTTATTGGTCAAACTGCCCTGCCAACAATCACTGAAATGTCGATCTCTGATGCACTCTCCTTTTTTGCTGAATTAGACTTAACAGGACAGCGCGCGCAGATTGCGGAAAAGATTTTAAAAGAAATCAACGACCGGTTAAGTTTTCTAGTCAATGTGGGCTTGAATTACCTTTCCATGTCAAGAAGCGCCGATACCTTATCAGGTGGTGAAGCTCAGCGGATCCGCTTAGCCAGCCAAATAGGTGCAGGCTTAGTTGGCGTTATGTACGTTTTAGATGAACCATCTATTGGATTGCATCAACGAGACAACGAGCGATTATTAAAAACCCTGCGTCACTTACGAGATTTGGGCAACACGGTTATCGTCGTAGAGCATGATGAAGATGCCATAAAAGAAGCCGACTATATCGTCGATATAGGCCCAGGAGCCGGTGTCCATGGCGGTCAAATCGTTGCTGAAGGTAGTCTTAAAGACATCCTAGAAAGTGAAGACTCACTTACTGGGAAGTACCTATCTGGTAGAGAACGTATAGAAATCCCCAAAGAACGTAATAAAGTCAAAGATGACAAATGGGTGAAACTGACGGGGGCATCCGGTAATAACCTACAACAGGTAGATTTACACGTTCCTGTGGGACTAATGACCTGTGTTACTGGTGTGTCAGGATCGGGTAAATCGACCCTAGTGAATGATACATTCTACAAGTTAGCCCATCACGCGTTAAACGGCGCAACCACCGGTGAAGCCGCTCCCTACAAAGACATCACCGGTCTTGAGCAGTTAGACAAAGTGGTTGATATCGACCAGAGTCCTATCGGTCGCACACCACGCTCAAATCCGGCCACTTACGCGGGTATTTTCACGCCAATTCGTGAAATGTTTGCGGCAACCCAAGAAGCTCGCTCTCGCGGTTACAAACCCGGTCGATTCAGTTTCAATGTCAAAGGTGGACGCTGCGAGGCGTGTCAGGGAGATGGTCTGATTAAAGTGGAAATGCACTTCTTACCAGATGTGTATGTGCCATGCGATGTGTGTAAAAGTAAACGTTACAACCGTGAAACACTGGAAATTACCTACAAAGGTAAAGACATCAATCAAGTGTTAAACATGACCGTGGAAGAAGCCCGAGAATTCTTCGATGCCATCCCGGCGATTTCGCGCAAACTACAAACGCTAATGGATGTAGGCTTGTCTTATATTCGCTTAGGTCAATCGGCGACAACCCTCTCCGGTGGTGAAGCACAGCGGGTGAAACTAGCCAAAGAGTTATCTAAGCGTGATACCGGTCAAACTCTGTATATTTTAGATGAACCAACTACCGGTCTGCATTTCCACGATATAAAACAACTGTTGGAAGTATTACATAGACTCCGTGACCACGGTAATACAGTTGTGGTTATTGAGCATAATCTGGATGTAATAAAAACCGCAGATTGGATTATCGATCTTGGTCCTGAAGGTGGTTCAGGCGGGGGCAATATTATCGCTCAAGGTACGCCAGAAGATGTGAGTAAGGTAAAAGGTTCGCACACTGCGCATTTCCTTAAGCCAATTTTAGACAATGCCAGACAGGCATAA
- a CDS encoding MFS transporter, giving the protein MNATELRAALSLAFIYVLRMLGLFMVMPVLAILAKEYPDYSVLMVGIAIGGYGLTQALLQIPMGMLSDKFGRKPVIVVGLLMFCLGSLIAGFADNMWMLVLGRILQGTGAIAGAIMALAADVSRENQRPKVMAIIGIAIGFSFYLALMIGPMISNVWGLSGIFFVTALLAFLCVFIVGFVVPSQQNSAPSGDTLPTWKDLGNLFGDKQIQKLNISVCLLHMMITLFFMQLPVMLQQMGLLIDSQWQLYLPVLLISIVGLTILMGLNRKVSQKVLMLVSIFLLIIACAGLSWSSTLFSLACFVVIFFTGFNYLEANLPAWVSSIAPAGKKGSAMGMYASFQFFGAFLGGMLAGFLNQYFSPSQVLMFAIAILFIWTGIIYNLKSVNKYRRYTLSGINHSADLDLLKQQLQAMPGVVDLALVTEEDSVYVKATAEFDLRQAQQLVLHTAPQL; this is encoded by the coding sequence TTGAACGCAACTGAATTACGCGCAGCCTTGTCTCTTGCCTTTATCTATGTCCTAAGAATGTTAGGGCTATTTATGGTTATGCCAGTATTAGCTATCTTAGCCAAAGAGTACCCTGATTATTCGGTGCTTATGGTGGGTATCGCCATTGGTGGTTACGGACTAACTCAGGCGTTGCTACAAATTCCAATGGGAATGTTGTCAGACAAATTTGGCCGAAAACCTGTCATAGTCGTTGGACTGCTGATGTTTTGTTTAGGCAGCCTAATCGCTGGTTTTGCAGACAATATGTGGATGCTGGTGTTGGGCCGTATACTGCAAGGAACTGGCGCAATCGCTGGTGCGATAATGGCGTTAGCCGCGGATGTAAGCCGTGAAAATCAACGACCTAAAGTGATGGCAATTATTGGTATCGCTATTGGCTTTTCATTCTATCTAGCGTTAATGATTGGCCCGATGATTTCCAATGTTTGGGGGCTGTCGGGGATATTCTTTGTCACTGCATTGTTAGCATTTTTGTGTGTTTTTATCGTTGGATTTGTGGTTCCATCACAACAAAACTCAGCGCCATCTGGCGATACGCTGCCTACGTGGAAAGACTTGGGTAACTTGTTTGGCGATAAACAAATTCAAAAATTAAACATTAGCGTATGTCTGTTGCATATGATGATTACGCTGTTTTTCATGCAATTACCGGTTATGCTGCAACAAATGGGGTTATTGATCGACTCTCAATGGCAACTTTATTTACCTGTATTGTTAATCTCGATTGTAGGTTTAACGATTTTGATGGGCTTAAATAGAAAAGTCTCGCAGAAAGTGCTGATGTTAGTGTCGATATTTTTACTCATCATTGCCTGTGCTGGCTTATCTTGGTCATCAACCTTGTTCTCGTTAGCCTGCTTTGTAGTAATATTTTTCACTGGTTTTAATTACTTAGAAGCAAATTTACCTGCATGGGTATCGAGCATTGCCCCAGCGGGTAAAAAAGGCTCTGCAATGGGAATGTATGCTAGCTTCCAGTTTTTTGGTGCTTTTTTAGGAGGGATGTTAGCCGGATTCCTCAACCAATATTTCTCCCCGTCACAAGTTTTAATGTTCGCAATCGCCATTTTGTTTATATGGACAGGCATCATTTATAACCTTAAAAGCGTAAATAAATACCGACGTTATACATTAAGCGGTATTAATCATTCTGCGGATCTAGATTTGTTGAAACAACAGTTGCAGGCGATGCCTGGCGTTGTTGATCTTGCTTTGGTGACTGAGGAAGACAGCGTATACGTGAAAGCAACGGCAGAATTTGATCTTCGACAAGCGCAGCAACTGGTGCTTCACACTGCACCGCAGTTGTAA
- a CDS encoding CoA ester lyase produces the protein MTELIPWRSLLFLPANNQKFIDKAHTRAADGYILDLEDSIPIDHKTKTRANILAAAQVVSKNGADTLVRINAGLRLAIRDLEAVVAPQICAIVIPKVSSAAHIQLIAETIDELEHEKQMPIGYTRLIAQIEHVNAMPKLDEIAASSSRLIAMTMGTEDLSLSIGMEPVTEALIGPCQQLIMACRRANIAPMGFPASIADFSDPAKFQTAAELANKIGFAGAPCVHPLQVSILNQVFMPTELQVKQAKELIQSFQQQYKQGTGATNYGNKMIDLPVVQRAENLLKRVNKQN, from the coding sequence ATGACCGAATTAATCCCCTGGCGTTCGTTATTGTTTTTACCTGCCAATAATCAAAAGTTTATTGATAAAGCGCATACCCGCGCAGCCGATGGTTATATCCTTGATTTAGAAGACAGTATTCCAATTGATCACAAAACCAAAACGCGCGCTAATATTCTTGCTGCTGCCCAAGTTGTGTCTAAAAATGGGGCTGATACCTTAGTCAGAATAAACGCAGGATTGCGTCTAGCAATAAGAGACTTAGAAGCAGTAGTCGCCCCGCAAATATGTGCCATAGTTATCCCTAAAGTCAGCAGCGCTGCCCATATTCAACTAATCGCTGAGACAATCGACGAGTTAGAACATGAAAAGCAAATGCCCATAGGTTATACACGACTTATTGCGCAAATTGAGCATGTTAATGCGATGCCTAAATTAGATGAAATTGCCGCTAGTTCATCACGTTTAATTGCTATGACAATGGGCACTGAAGATTTATCCTTATCGATTGGCATGGAACCGGTTACAGAAGCTCTTATCGGTCCTTGCCAGCAGTTAATTATGGCTTGTCGGCGTGCGAATATTGCGCCTATGGGATTTCCGGCCTCGATTGCCGATTTCAGTGATCCTGCTAAGTTTCAAACCGCCGCTGAGTTGGCAAATAAAATTGGGTTTGCGGGTGCGCCTTGCGTGCATCCTTTGCAAGTGAGTATATTGAATCAGGTCTTTATGCCTACTGAACTGCAAGTCAAACAAGCAAAAGAGTTAATTCAATCGTTTCAACAGCAATACAAGCAGGGCACTGGGGCCACTAACTATGGCAATAAAATGATTGATTTACCCGTGGTGCAACGGGCTGAAAATCTATTAAAAAGAGTGAATAAGCAAAACTAG
- the ssb gene encoding single-stranded DNA-binding protein: MATKGVNKVILVGNIGQDPEVRYMPNGNAVANLSLATSESWKDQSGQMQERTEWHRLTMYRRLAEIAGEYLRKGSQIYVEGKLQTRKWQDQSGQDKYTTEIIVDQMQMLGGRGGQSDSQQGGYANQGGGQYNQAPQKPAQAPQQNYTKPPQQGGGQQYGNAPQQNPGQNPGQNPAQKPPMAEPDFDFDDDIPF; encoded by the coding sequence ATGGCAACTAAAGGTGTCAACAAAGTCATTTTAGTGGGCAATATTGGACAAGATCCAGAAGTAAGATATATGCCTAACGGCAATGCAGTAGCGAACTTAAGCTTGGCTACCAGTGAAAGCTGGAAAGATCAGAGCGGTCAGATGCAGGAACGTACAGAGTGGCACAGACTGACTATGTACCGTCGCCTGGCAGAAATCGCTGGTGAATATCTGCGTAAAGGTTCGCAAATATATGTTGAAGGCAAATTGCAGACACGTAAATGGCAAGATCAAAGTGGTCAAGACAAATACACCACTGAAATTATCGTTGACCAAATGCAAATGCTTGGTGGCCGTGGCGGTCAGTCTGACAGTCAGCAAGGTGGCTATGCTAACCAAGGTGGCGGTCAATATAACCAAGCGCCGCAAAAGCCAGCGCAAGCACCACAGCAGAATTACACTAAACCACCACAACAAGGCGGTGGTCAGCAATACGGTAATGCGCCGCAACAAAATCCAGGCCAAAACCCAGGCCAAAACCCAGCGCAAAAACCTCCTATGGCTGAGCCTGATTTTGACTTTGATGATGATATTCCGTTCTAA